Sequence from the Hamadaea flava genome:
AGAACGAGATGTTGGTCATCGACGACGCGAAGTTGCCGCCGCCCAGCCCGGCGGTCGCCGCGATGGTCAGCACCTCCCAGTACACCGGCCGGGCGGTCACCGCGTAGATCATCCCCGAGACCGGGATCAGCAGCAGCAGTGCGCTGATCATGGTCCAGGTACGCCCGCCGAACCGGGTCACCGCGAAGGTGTACGGGATCCGCATGATCGAGCCGATGAGGTTGGGCAGGGCGACCAGCCAGAACTTCTGGTTCACGGAGTACGCGAACAGCGCCGGTGGCAGGGCCACCACCACGACGCTCCAGAGCGTCCAGACCGAGAAGCCCAGGTGCTCGGCGAAGATCGAGAAGATCAGGTTGCGCCGGGCGACCCGGCGGCCGGTGGACTCCCAGAAGGCGGTGTCCTCGGGGTCCCAGTGCGAGATCACCCGCTGCTGCGGTGCAGCCGGTGCCGGTGTGGAGACTGTCGCGGTCATGGTCAGGAAAGTTACGAACGTGTGATTGCCGTGTTGTGCGCTGCGCGTACCCGGGGTGTGAAACCAGGCGCACCATCGCGCCAGGTACCCTGTGAGGCGAGCCATACGGCGGTAGCCGTTTTGACCCCGGCGTAAGCCAGCAGGTATCGTTGTGCGCTGTTGCGTGAAAAGGCGGCGCGGACCTGTCGGGTACGCTTGTCGTTCGTTGCCGACCATCTTGTCAAGTAGATGGCGCGGCCTGCATCGCAAGAGACATGTCCGACGACCAGACAAGGTAGACCTGTGCGTACGTACAGCCCGAAGCCGGGTGAGATCGAGCGTCAGTGGCACGTGATCGACGCTTCTGACGTCGTGCTGGGCCGGCTCGCCACCCACGCCGCCACGCTCCTGCGCGGCAAGCACAAGCCCACTTTCGCGCCGCACGTGGACACCGGTGACTTCGTGATCATCGTGAACGCGGGCAAGGTCGCGCTGACGGGCAACAAGCGCGCGACGAAGGTCGCCTACAGCCACTCGGGCTACCCGGGCGGTCTGAAGAAGGTCGGCTACGACGAGCTGCTGTCCAAGCGGCCGGAGAAGGCGATCGAACTCGCCGTCAAGGGCATGCTCCCGCACAACAAGCTGGGCCGCCAGCTGCTGGGCAAGCTCAAGGTCTACGCGGGCCCCGAGCACCCCCACGCCGCGCAGCAGCCGCAGCCGTTCGAGATCAAGCAGATCGCGCAGTGAGCGCGGGCGAAGGAATCACTATGACCGAGACTTCTGTGCCGACGCCGGCCGCGGTCGCCACGGCTGTCGACGCCGTCGCCCCGGTCGCCGTGAAGGCCCCCCGCGGGGACCGCCCCGTGCAGACCGTTGGCCGCCGCAAGGAGGCCATCGTCCGCGTACGCATCATGCCGGGCTCCGGCAAGATCACGTGCAACGGGCGTGACCTGGAGGCCTACTTCCCGAGCAAGGTTTCGCAGCAGACCGTGCGCGAGCCGCTCGTGGTGGCCGAGAAGGCCGAGGCTTTCGACATCATCGCCAACCTCCGTGGTGGCGGCATCACCGGTCAGGCCGGCGCGCTGCGTCTGGCCATCGCTCGCGCCCTGTGCGAGCTGGACCTCGAGGACCGCCCGGCGCTGAAGAAGGCCGGCTTCCTGACCCGCGACGCTCGCGTCAAGGAGAGCAAGAAGTACGGTCTCAAGAAGGCCCGCAAGGCGCCTCAGTACTCGAAGCGTTGATGCCGGCATTACTGCCAGCTTGAAGTTGGCCGGGGGGCACCGAGCCCCCCGGCCATTTTCGTCTGCCTGAGGATCTGCGAGGAGGACACATGGGTCGGCTCTTCGGCACGGACGGCGTCCGTGGCCTGGCCAACGGCGACCTCACCCCCGAATTGGCGATGTCGATCGCCGTGGCCGCCGCCCACACCCTGGCCGAAGCGGACCGCAGCCATCAGCCGGTGGCGGTCGTGGGCCGGGATCCCCGAGCGAGTGGCGAGATGCTGGAGGCCGCGGTGGTCGCCGGGCTGGCCAGTGCGGGCGCCACCGTCGTCCGGGCCGGCGTGCTGCCGACGCCCGCGGTGGCGTACCTGACGAGCGAGGTGCGTGCCGACTTCGGCGTGATGGTCTCGGCAAGCCACAACCCGATGCCGGACAACGGGATCAAGCTCTTCGCCGCCGGTGGGCACAAGCTGTCCGACGAGATCGAGGACGCCATCGAGGCCCGGATCGGTGAGGGCTGGCAGCGTCCCACCGGGGCGGGCGTCGGCCGCGTCCACGACCTGCTCGACGGGGCCGAGCACTACCTCAAGCACCTGCGTTCCGCCGTGCCGCACCAGCTCGACGGACTGACCGTCGTGGTCGACTGCGCGAACGGCGCGGCCAGCGACGTCGCGCCGGCGGCGTACCAGGAGGCCGGTGCGACCGTCATCCCGATCTTCTCCGAGCCCGACGGGGTCAACATCAACGACGAGTGCGGCGCCACTCACCTCGACGCGCTGCGGGAGGCCGTCCTCGCGCACGGGGCCGACCTCGGGCTGGCCCACGACGGCGACGCCGATCGCTGCCTCGCGGTCACCGCGACCGGCGAGGTCGTCGACGGCGACGAGATCATGGCGATCCTCGCGCTGGCCCTGAAGGAGTCCGGCACGCTCGCCGAGGACACCCTCGTCGTCACCGTGATGAGCAACCTCGGGCTCAAGATCGCCATGCGGGACGCCGGCATCAGCCTGGTCGAGACGAAGGTCGGCGACCGGTACCTGCTGGCAGAGCTGCGGGAGCACGGCTACTCGCTCGGCGGCGAGCAGAGCGGCCACATCGTCCTGCCCAGCCACGCGACCACCGGCGACGGCCTGCTCACCGGCCTGCTGCTGATGGCGCGCATGGCGCAGACCGGCAAGACCCTCGCCGACCTGGCCGCCGTCGTCACCAAGCTGCCGCAGCGCCTGATCAACGTGAAGGCCGACCGGTCCGTGGTGACTCACCCCACGGTGGTCGCGGCCGTGGACGCGGTCGCCGCG
This genomic interval carries:
- the rplM gene encoding 50S ribosomal protein L13; this encodes MRTYSPKPGEIERQWHVIDASDVVLGRLATHAATLLRGKHKPTFAPHVDTGDFVIIVNAGKVALTGNKRATKVAYSHSGYPGGLKKVGYDELLSKRPEKAIELAVKGMLPHNKLGRQLLGKLKVYAGPEHPHAAQQPQPFEIKQIAQ
- the rpsI gene encoding 30S ribosomal protein S9, which encodes MTETSVPTPAAVATAVDAVAPVAVKAPRGDRPVQTVGRRKEAIVRVRIMPGSGKITCNGRDLEAYFPSKVSQQTVREPLVVAEKAEAFDIIANLRGGGITGQAGALRLAIARALCELDLEDRPALKKAGFLTRDARVKESKKYGLKKARKAPQYSKR
- the glmM gene encoding phosphoglucosamine mutase encodes the protein MGRLFGTDGVRGLANGDLTPELAMSIAVAAAHTLAEADRSHQPVAVVGRDPRASGEMLEAAVVAGLASAGATVVRAGVLPTPAVAYLTSEVRADFGVMVSASHNPMPDNGIKLFAAGGHKLSDEIEDAIEARIGEGWQRPTGAGVGRVHDLLDGAEHYLKHLRSAVPHQLDGLTVVVDCANGAASDVAPAAYQEAGATVIPIFSEPDGVNINDECGATHLDALREAVLAHGADLGLAHDGDADRCLAVTATGEVVDGDEIMAILALALKESGTLAEDTLVVTVMSNLGLKIAMRDAGISLVETKVGDRYLLAELREHGYSLGGEQSGHIVLPSHATTGDGLLTGLLLMARMAQTGKTLADLAAVVTKLPQRLINVKADRSVVTHPTVVAAVDAVAARLGATGRVLLRPSGTEPLVRVMVEASTPELALETAEEIASAVRSAA